The nucleotide sequence tggaacaatattttgatacaatgatactaaatcttaagtgatattgatatttataccccagccaaatgaagttggagggggtatactggattcactttgtccgtctgtctgtgtgtatgtctgtatgtatctttctttctttatttatttggtgtttaacgtcgttttcaaccattcaaggttatatcgcgacggggtaagggggagatgggataggggaaaggggggagatgggatagagccacttgttaattgtttcttgttcacaaaagcactaatcaaaaaattgctccaggggcttgcaacgtagtacaatatatgacctcactgggagaatgcaagtttccagtacaaaggacttaacatttcttacatactgcttgactaaaatctttacaaacatcgactatattctatacaagaaccacttaacaagggtaaaaggagaaacagaaccgtaagtcgcctcttacgacatgctgggtagcatcgggtaaattctttctcgtcccaaccaatatgggactccccctaacccgcggggggtgtctgTATGTAAATGGAACACTATTTTGATACAATCGTGAATGAATccccgcccaatgaatacaaactcaacaagtaatacgtttcatacattaaacatgtcttctttattgttctcaactcaaaattgaaattaaatgttcaaagacaaaaattatttacaatcttcaaaaatgtaatgattcttcttgagtattcccaactcaaaattcaagtTACAGGTTCAAAGGGACACATCAGTAGAAACCTTTGAAttttcctctttgccatgcttaggtggctaggtcaccaaaatggatcgaaaggcatggcaaagagggaaaatggaagctactttttgcccctttaaagacgaaaggcacaacaaataattttcacaaatgaaaagtctctttttttatgaactaaaaattgaagtggagaggggatgagagacgtgaggagatggccggggttgcgagatgggtggggagtctgggctataaagttcttgcacgcgagacaatatacttctttttgtgtgtgtgtgtgggggggagtattttgtttatcaactctctctctctctctctctctaaatctccctctctctctctctctcaatctctctctctctgtgaatatttttgttatCCTAaatgttagggggggggggggggcaaaaagacatgtttgcccccccccccccaccccgggaacagctgcccccccccccccccccacccgtttccgacgccagtgcactgagtacatacgcacacacacaccacacatatgaaagctaaatttattagcacatctgttttcagtgacactctttttatatttagtcaagttttgactaaatattttaacatcgagggggaatcgaaacgagggtcgtggtgtatgtgtgtgtgtatgtgtgtgtgtatgtgtgtgtgtgtgtgtgtgtgtgtgcgtgcgtgcgtgtagagcgattcagaccaaactactggaccgatctttatgaaatttgacatgagagttcctgggattgatatccccatacgtttttttcatttttttgataaatgtctttgatgacgtcatatccggcttttcgtgaaagttgaggcggcactgtcacgccctcatttttcaaccaaattggttgaaattttggtcaagtaatcttcgacgaagcccggacttcggtattgcatttcagcttggtggcttaaaaattaattaatgactttggtcattaaaaatcggaaaattgtaaaaaaaatatttcttttataaaacgatccaaatttacgtttatcttattctccatcatttgctgattccaaaaacatataagtatgttatattcggattaaaaacaatctctgaaaattaaatatataaaaattattatcaaaattaaattgtcgaaatcaatttaaaaacactttcatcttattccttgtcggttcctgattccaaaaacatatagatatgatatgtttggattaaaaacacgctcagaaagttaaaacgaagagaggtacagaaaagcgtgctatccttcttagcgcaactactaccccgctcttcttgtcaatttcactgcctttgccatgagcggtggactgacgatgctacgagtatacggtcttgctgaaaaatggcattgcgttcagtttcattctgtgagttcgacagctacttgactaaatattgtattttcgccttacgcgacttgttttttattacacagcagccaccaggggtaggggtatacatgtatacattattattgttccatatctgacaacatttcacgggtgaagcaagtttacctttagtagagtttcagaacaatcatgtaaattagtaagctttcagaacaatcacgtatgagggcttacatgatcacgatgaaataaatggtagactttcagaacaatcatgtaatagtcacttttcagaacaatcacgcgtaacatacgggcacatgttgaatttgggttacatgtgttgcagagtatcagtttgaaaatccgtaggcataaaaacatgcaaagaagagtgataggtccctgttgtgaacaTGTAGCGCAAACTAAACTCGGCCAAAGGCCAAAACAAAGTATTGCACCAAtgttcgtaccccaactaaaacgtACGTTCATTCCCGAACGttcattcaaactgtctatgccatgaAAGGCCCTGCACATGTTtaggatcaaagatttcttttacaggggtcACGTAACCGCCGGCTAAATACGGGAACCCCCCCAACTCGACCTGACCGGCAAAAACGcgaggtaccaattaaaaaatcgacgAAAATTTACTTAGGcctacagagaaagagcataccAAGTGATCAAATAACGATATTTCTCATGAACAGATTCTGCACAGGGTACAGTACCCAGTAAACGCCCAAACGTACTATTATGTAGCTTACGGTACATATACTTCGAAATTCTCCGCCCTCCTTATGGTgcgcatttaaaaaaaaaatgtaaaaaaatgaaCCGTCACATTTTCCAGCTGCACAAACTGAACATTAAATTTTAACTCCCATAAGATGAATAGAATACAAAGCATTTTCCAGCTGCACAAACTGAACATTAAATTTTAACTCCCATAAGATGAATAGAATACAAAGCAGTAACCGAAAGCATAATACAATATTAAGTAGAATATTGGCAACGAGAAATCCATCCCTTTTAGGAATAGTAGGGTGGCCCTGTGAAGGACCTTAAGGGGTTAGGAAGAATCAGGTAAACCAGGGACGGTCCGGGTCGGTTTACTTCTTGGACAGCTTGGCCTTGGAGGCTTTCTTGGCCGGGCTTTTCTTGCTCACCGCCTTCTTGATCGGCTTGGCCGGCTTCTTGGGCGACTTGGCTTTGGGCAACTTGGCCGCTGCGACTTTCTTTGGTGATTTCTTCGCCACTTTCTTTGCAGCAGCAGACTTGGCTTTGACCACCTTCTTCGGGGTGGTGGCTTTCCTCTTGGCGGCAGTTTTGCTGGCAGCTTTTTTGACAGCCGGTTTCTTGGCAGTCTGCGACTTCTTGCTAGTGGCAGGCTTGGGCTTGGCGGCTGCTTTAGGCTTCTCGCCCAGTCGGAAGCTGCCGGACGCACCGGTTCCCTTGGACTGCTTGAGACTGCCGGACTTGGTGCCAGACCTCAGTGCCATCTTGACACGTGCGTTGATCTTGGTGGTCTCGCTGCCGACCTTGTAGTGGCCCAGGATGTACTTGAGGATGGCCTGACGAGAAGAGCCTCCACGTTCCTTCAGGCTGGCGATGGCAGCGGAGATCATCTCCTTGTACTTTGGGTGATCTAATGGCTGCTGGGGCTTCCTCGGCTTCATGGCTTTCTTGGAAGGCTTCGCGGCCACTGCCGCAGGCTTCACGGACAATGGAGCGGCGCCGGATTCTGTTGCAACAACGTCAACCATGTTACCAGAGAGTTGAGATGCAAAACGTAAAATGCGAGCGTAGTCTTGAAAATACTTCTGTCAATGCAGAGATGACATCGAATGATGCAATTTTGCGTCGCGCTTTCTTATATAGAGTCGGCGCGGACCACACAGAAAGCAGGTTTTCCCGCGCCTCGAATCGGGCCTCGTGGGACCCTTTTCgtcaaatttgtgtttgtttacatCCGTGTTCGATCCCCTGTCCATATCTGTTGGCGGGTTGCTGGTAAAAAATTATATAGTGCGAAAGACCGAGGTTTCTTCTTCCCTTTGGTCGTTAGTCTGTTATCGTTGGACTCATTTTGTTATATGAAAAATATAAATGAATCGGTTGTTGACTGCCGTTTGAACCAAAGTCGCAAGGTATAAATGCCGAAAATACTTATTATACTTGCATGTTTTATTGAAATTATTGTGTGAAATGAGAGTTGGACTCTTCATAGATAATCGTATGTCTTGGTATATATCACTAATATATTTTTCATTGGTATTTCTGCCGTTAATCAGCGTGACTGAAACACAGATGTGTTGGGTTCGTCCGCCATCTTTCGTATCTTCTTGTCCTTACCAAATTACTTTCAATCGTTTTTAGCGTAATATTTCATTTAGTTTGGCATTTAGACCAGCACAGGTAGCAACTATAACACAAAGTCTAACAGCAAACATCCTGGTTTTGCACAGTGAAGTCCTAAAATACGAGCAGTTTGAATGTATGATTTTGATGCAAAATCGGGGGCTGCTAAAGATCCATGGATGCATGCACTCAGTGACTTTAAAAGAATTCCATTTTCgggtttgtatttgtgtgtgtacgtgtacagGGGTTCAATCAATGAAATGTGCCGAATAAATGACATATATGATTGCAATGTGACTGTCCACAGGTTAACTTCATGCTATTCAAAGGATTTATTGTTTCAAAAAGAAATTTGCCGGGGAAAGGAACACTGAAATGAAAATGGCGGCATGGCGAGCATTTCAAGTTGAAACATGTTGGCGTCAGATTTAAGAGCTCTGCAAGCAGCTCTGATCATAGATATAATAGATATCTATGCTCTGATCAAGTTTGATTGTGTTCTTGAATAGACACACATATTGCAatgattattttgtttgtttgtgagctCTGAGGTTtttattatttcatttttttagatTAAACAGGAGATCTATCCTGGAAAATGTCACACGTCAAGCACTGAGATCTAAATGCACCTTTCTGCTGGTATTAAGCTTACGACAGGAAAATATTCTGAATGTCTCTCAGGTGCTGCGACAATAGCTTGTTGCTTTTGCTTTAAAACAAAAGTTTAAGACGACAGGAGACATTTTAATCGGAGCAACCAAACActgaaaaatgtttgttttttaaagtgttTAGAACGTAATTGTCTTCCGTGCATGATtttagcaacacacacacacacacacacacacacaaaccacacgcacacacacacacacacacacacacacacacacacagtggggggcgggggggatggggggagagATCGACAACCTTCAACAATTTAATACCTTAAATTACATGTAATCCATCTTGAAAGACGCTAGCCTGGTGGCTGGATGATCTCAACCCAGGTAAAAACCCTGGATTTGATTTATCACCATTTAACAAATCCACGCGGAAATAAAGGTTCTATTACTACatggaagtttgtttgtttgtttgcttaacgcccagccgaccacgaagggccatatcagggcggtgctgctttgacatataacgtgcgccacacacaagacagaagtcgcagcacaggcttcatgtctcacccagtcacattagtCATTATTCTGAaaccagaccaaccagtcctaacactaaccccataatgccagacgccaggcggagcagccactagattgccaattttaaagtcttaggtatgacccggccggggttcgaacccacgacctcccgatcacggggcggacgccttaccactaggccataGAAGTGCACAACAATGATTTCTATACCATGCGAACGGCGCCTCAGGTGCTGTAATTGCCTGTGATTACGAATGACAAAGCGCACCAAAAGATTCATTTAAAGACATCTACCGAGCTAATCATTCTGTGCACACAGTTTTTTAAGATGCCTTCCGAGCTAATCATTCTGTGCACACAGTTTTAAAGATGCCTTCCGTCCCCATGTCAACGATTACGTAAACTACCACAGACCCGTCCTTTTCCAAGAGAAAAGATTTAAGCAGAAGTATGCTCTTTTCCAAGTGAAAAGATTTAAGCAGAAGTATGCTCTTGTCCGAGTGAAAAGACGTAAGCAGAAGTATGCTCTTTTCCAGGTGAAAAGATTTAAGCACAAGTATGTTCTTGTCCGAGTGAAAAGATTTAAGCAGAAGTATGTGTGGTATTGCGTGGTTACAAAGTAGACAAGACAGTTGAGGAACCTGGTGTAGCCATCTTTATTACCCGAAGTTCCAGTTACAAAGCGGGAGTTCTTTCCCTCGCGTCGTCTGCATGGTAGGCCGAAGTGGGCGCACTTCGACCTATCCAACACCTCCCTCTTTAGAATATTTTTAAACCAATTTTCTTAACACAAAATTATAAACTAAACAAACTTCAAACTTTTGTAAACTTCAACTTACAAACTTCATGCACCCCTCTCCCCTTTTCCAAATGAACATGTAAAAATAACATGTTTGTTGCAATAATACGTATGAGGTCTCTCATTCATAATTGTCACTCTAAAGCATCAATCCTGGATGTCTTTTGGCGAtttcaaataaagaaagtacaTGTATAGCATGTACAAGTACAAGTCCATGTTCaccatctaaaaaaaatacacacgtGAAActctaattaaaattaattgttcaCAGTTGGTGAGCATTGAGGGCCTTTCTCTGACCAACGTGGGATCTTCACAATTTCTGCACAAATCACAGTCATTCCTGCTCATTTGCCCAAATTGGTGAGCCGTAAGGCCCTGTCCAGACTTggccgccgttttacgctctatgcgccgcaggccgttttgtgcgtcgcgcggaatttgccgagtggccacacatcgacgatttttttcacaacgcggtatcagtggagcgggtcagctgacaagaaggttcagttgcattcgactgccgcgccgcgagcagctgacgtcatcgctctggtttgctctgattggtcaaatttccgtcgttctatgtctgtgtcatagaaattagaacacgcgctattcttctgcaaataacgcttcgcgatcatagcacgACGCGGtgcgccgttttgagcataagtcaaatgtggacagggtcggccgggagtgtctggacGGGCCTTAAGGGCCTTTCTCGGACCAATTTGGGATCTACACTTTGTTGCATGGGTGCACTGCATAAGGTTAACAGATTAAAGTGATAAACGTAAAACATGTGACTAGTACTAGCCATGCAAAATGAACAAACACTCGGTTATAAATGAAAACACAAATCATGGCGTGTCATAATATGCTGTGGCCAGGGCATCTGACATAGAGTGCACCATGCGACCGTTCTGGTTGTTTCACAGATTTAGTTTGTCTGGGGCTTTCACTGCTCTGCCACTGCGGGTTATCATGCCTGGTGTCGCCACAGTGGCGGGTGGGACTGGCAATGCTGGTGTCGCCACAGTGGCGGGTGAGACTGGCAATGCTGGTGTCGCCACAGTGGCGGGTGAGACTGGCAATGCTGGTGGAGTTGGTGTTGCTGGTTGACAGTTGTGATGTGGCGTTCGCCTTGGCGTCGGCGGGGCTGCACCCGGAGTCGCTACGAGATGTGACCGGTTGCGACGAAGGGTGCCTTTTTCAGTGCGGACGATGAAGGAGCGAGGACTGTTGTGTCGCTCGAGGATCTGTCCTGGTGTCTGCATGTCTTTAATGAAAACTGAATCCCCAGTGTTCAGGTTTGGCGGAGTTTTAACGGCATGCCTGGCATTGTAGTTGATGAAAACTGAATCCCCAGTGTTCAGGTTTGGCGGAGTTTTAACGGCATGCCTGGCATTGTAGTTGATGCAAACTGAATCCCCAGTGTTCAGGTTTG is from Littorina saxatilis isolate snail1 linkage group LG5, US_GU_Lsax_2.0, whole genome shotgun sequence and encodes:
- the LOC138965907 gene encoding histone H1-delta-like; the protein is MVDVVATESGAAPLSVKPAAVAAKPSKKAMKPRKPQQPLDHPKYKEMISAAIASLKERGGSSRQAILKYILGHYKVGSETTKINARVKMALRSGTKSGSLKQSKGTGASGSFRLGEKPKAAAKPKPATSKKSQTAKKPAVKKAASKTAAKRKATTPKKVVKAKSAAAKKVAKKSPKKVAAAKLPKAKSPKKPAKPIKKAVSKKSPAKKASKAKLSKK